Within the Chitinivorax sp. B genome, the region AGTCTCGTACCACAAACAACAATGGGCCGTAACGGCCCATTGTGTTACTGCTGACCCGCCCGCCGCTAAAAATACTTCTTCAAATCCATCCCAGCATACATTGAAGCGACCTGATCACCGTAACCGTTGAACATCACCGTTTTGCGCTTGAAGAATTCACCGATGCGACGTTCGCTGGCCTGACTCCAGCGCGGGTGGTCCACCTGTGGATTCACGTTGGAAAAGAACCCATACTCTCGCGGATTGGCGCTCATCCAGCTACTTATGGGCTGTTTTTCCACCAAGCGGATTCGGATAACGGACTTGGCACTCTTGAAGCCATACTTCCAGGGCACCGCGATACGAATCGGTGCACCATTCTGATTTGGCAATAATTCACCGTAAAGCCCAAGCGTCACCAAAGTCAACGGATTCATTGCCTCATCAATCCGTAACCCTTCGACATATGGCCAATCCAGTACAGCATTACGTTGCCCGGGCATTTGCTCAGGTCGCTTCAAGGTAGTAAATTCCACATACTTAGCTTTGCTGGTCGGTTCAACCCGTTTCAGTATCTCCGACAGCGAATAACCAATCCACGGGATAACCATTGACCACCCCTCGACACAGCGCAATCGATAGATGCGCTCTTCCAAAGGGGCCAACTTCATGATTTCGTCCAGATCAAAGGTCTTGGGCTTCATCACCTCTCCTTCTACCCTGACTGTCCAAGGCCGGGTGACCAACTTGCCCGCATTGACAGCAGGGTCGCCCTTGTCAGTGCCAAACTCATAGAAGTTGTTGTAGGTGGTGATTTCTTGCTTGGTGTTGGGTTTATCAGCTGTTGAAAATCGGCTGGGTACCGTTGCCAGTTTAGCCTCAACCGGCCCACTAACACCCGCCAACACCAGACCCGCAGCCCCGGCTGCAGTCATGAAGTCACGGCGGGACAAGTACAAAGCCTTATCGGTAATTTCACTGGGCAAGATATCGGTAGGGTGACGGATCAGCATGTTGGTATCTCCACGTTTTGCATTGGTCGCATGTATTGACCATGCATTACAGCTTCGACCCAATTCCCCAGAAAAATTCCTTGATCGGCATACCTGACATTGATCGAACATATCATTGACCAGAATAGGGCTGATCTGGTCAATACATCAACACATCACCAGATAGAGTTAATATTCTAGTAAAATCCATTACTCTTGCGTTCCATGAGACTTGGTCATGTTCAACCTACGTTTCGGCTCGTTACTTGCCTGTGTTCTAATCACGTCAGTTCACGCTGAAACACCTGTCAACCATTTTGACACCCCACCCATTCATGATGCGTTGCACCTGAAAAATCAACGGCCGGTTGCAAGTGCGACATCACGAGAGTTAGGGGAACATGGTCAAACCATCATTACGGTATTGATTAGACGGGACGGTACTTTGCAGGATGCCAAGATCAAGCAATCATCAGGCTTTCCACGACTGGACAATCTGTCATTGGACACGGTCAAGGTCTGGAAATTTGAACCAGGCAGGCGTGATGGCGTACCTGTTGTTGCATCGGTCGACATCCCGTTCGATTTCCCACCCGGTGATACGGCCAACAGCATCATTGTTGCTAACGTTAGCTCTCGTAAAGATGCGCCAGAGCTCTGTGGCCACCACTTTCCGAACCCTGATAAATGGCTGCCACTGAAATCGGAACAACCTCCGGTCAATGACTATCCCAAGACGATTCAGGACCGCGCCATTCCCATCAATCGCTGGGATAAGGAATTCGATTTCGATAGCGGGACTAGCCCTTATCTGGCTTTCGAGCTCCCACGTTATGAAATGCCTTACAAAATCAAAGTCACCAGCGTACCTAGTCCCAAGCTGTTCTACCCGATTTTTGCTTTGCTTGATCGGCAGAAACGCGTAACCCGGTGTATTGCCACAGGCCATCAGTTCATCACCGGCAATTGGTCACGCCATCCCAACTACGTGATCGAACTGCCTATTGACCGAGATTCCCGCCGGGATCGCTACCTGATCGTTTTTACAACGGCATTTCAGGCAAATAACGTCGTAACAGACAAAGAGAGCTATACGTTAGCAAGTGTGGTGAATAACTATATACTAGCAATGCTGGGTGCAAAACCGGGCGATCCCCCGCCGATTCCGCATGGCTACTATGGCATGCTGCGTCTTGAAGAAAAGCCGTTGAATATCACAAAGAAACCGGTCGCAGATAGGCATGCACACTAGACACCTACGATGGCGACATCACACTACGTCAAGCATTTTGTTGACCACGTTTAATGAAAATGCAGCAGAGCTGGAGAGATCAATGCCATGCTAAGCAGATGTCTGCTTGAACTGG harbors:
- a CDS encoding TonB family protein is translated as MFNLRFGSLLACVLITSVHAETPVNHFDTPPIHDALHLKNQRPVASATSRELGEHGQTIITVLIRRDGTLQDAKIKQSSGFPRLDNLSLDTVKVWKFEPGRRDGVPVVASVDIPFDFPPGDTANSIIVANVSSRKDAPELCGHHFPNPDKWLPLKSEQPPVNDYPKTIQDRAIPINRWDKEFDFDSGTSPYLAFELPRYEMPYKIKVTSVPSPKLFYPIFALLDRQKRVTRCIATGHQFITGNWSRHPNYVIELPIDRDSRRDRYLIVFTTAFQANNVVTDKESYTLASVVNNYILAMLGAKPGDPPPIPHGYYGMLRLEEKPLNITKKPVADRHAH
- the msrP gene encoding protein-methionine-sulfoxide reductase catalytic subunit MsrP, with amino-acid sequence MLIRHPTDILPSEITDKALYLSRRDFMTAAGAAGLVLAGVSGPVEAKLATVPSRFSTADKPNTKQEITTYNNFYEFGTDKGDPAVNAGKLVTRPWTVRVEGEVMKPKTFDLDEIMKLAPLEERIYRLRCVEGWSMVIPWIGYSLSEILKRVEPTSKAKYVEFTTLKRPEQMPGQRNAVLDWPYVEGLRIDEAMNPLTLVTLGLYGELLPNQNGAPIRIAVPWKYGFKSAKSVIRIRLVEKQPISSWMSANPREYGFFSNVNPQVDHPRWSQASERRIGEFFKRKTVMFNGYGDQVASMYAGMDLKKYF